In one window of Brachionichthys hirsutus isolate HB-005 unplaced genomic scaffold, CSIRO-AGI_Bhir_v1 contig_949, whole genome shotgun sequence DNA:
- the LOC137917005 gene encoding mitochondrial adenyl nucleotide antiporter SLC25A23-like produces MFDIGEHLTVPDEFSERERRSGLVWKQLVAGAMAGAVSRTGTAPLDRLKVFLQVHGSKSQGMNLWSGLRGMIKEGGVFSLWRGNGINVLEIAPESAIKFMAYEQMKCLIRGSKEGGSLRVQERFIAGSLAGATAQTIIYPMEVLKTRLTLRTTGQYSGVADCARKILKVEGAQAFYRGYLPNTVGIIPYAGIDLAVYETLKNAWLQRYCLDSADPGVLVLLGCGTISSTCGQLASYPLALIRTRMQAQAITEGKPKLTMVGQFKYIISHEGVAGLYRGITPNFLKVIPAVSISYVVYERMKKILGVG; encoded by the exons atgtttgacatcGGAGAACATCTGACTGTGCCAGACGAGTTCTCAGAGCGTGAGCGGCGCTCAGGTctggtgtggaagcagctggttgCTGGGGCGATGGCAGGCGCTGTGTCCCGAACAGGCACTGCACCATTGGACCGTCTaaaagtcttcctgcag gtacatggttctaaatctcaaggaatgaatctctggtctggactgaggggaatgatcaaggaaggaggcgtgttctcactctggaggggaaatgggaTCAATGTCCTCGAGATTGCTCCTGAATCGGCCATTAAGTTTATGGCCTATGAACAG aTGAAGTGCTTGATTCGGGGCAGTAAAGAGGGGGGCTCTTTAAGGGTACAAGAAAGGTTTATCGCTGGATCTTTGGCAGGAGCTACTGCCCAGACCATCATCTACCCAATGGAG GTGCTGAAGACTCGTCTTACACTGAGGACGACTGGACAGTACTCGGGTGTGGCTGATTGTGCCAGGAAGATCCTGAAGGTGGAGGGAGCCCAGGCTTTCTACAGGGGCTACCTGCCAAATACAGTCGGCATCATTCCTTATGCTGGTATCGATTTGGCCGTGTACGAG ACTCTGAAGAACGCTTGGCTTCAGAGGTACTGCTTAGACTCTGCAGATCCAGGAGTTCTTGTGCTCCTGGGCTGTGGTACCATCTCAAGTACCTGTGGACAGCTGGCGTCCTATCCCCTGGCTCTCATCCGCACACGTATGCAGGCACAAG ccattacTGAAGGGAAACCCAAGCTGACCATGGTGGGCCAGTTCAAGTACATCATATCACACGAGGGTGTAGCCGGCCTGTACCGAGGCATCACCCCCAACTTTCTCAAAGTCATTCCAGCTGTCAGCATCTCCTACGTAGTGTATGAGCGCATGAAGAAAATCCTCGGGGTGGGTTAG